The following are encoded together in the Pectinophora gossypiella unplaced genomic scaffold, ilPecGoss1.1 Pgos_62, whole genome shotgun sequence genome:
- the LOC126381563 gene encoding uncharacterized protein LOC126381563 — protein MVLLTPSICALMKLLRMCEQYAETHGLRYNATKSELLIFKAGNKTYSNIPPVNLNGTPLQLVTQFKYLGHWVTDTLSDDTDIERERRALAVRCNMLARRFARCTKQVKIMLFKAYCQSMYTCSLWTNYTQKVYRALRVQYNNAFRVMLGLPRFCSASGMFAEARTDSFETIVRKRIFSLRRRVRGSDNMYLSALTERVDCPIVVHWMKVLIMPNSGAYEK, from the coding sequence ATGGTACTGCTGACCCCCTCGATTTGCGCGCTCATGAAGCTCCTCCGGATGTGTGAACAATATGCTGAGACTCACGGCCTCAGATACAATGCGACTAAGAGTGAGCTGCTGATTTTTAAGGCGGGAAATAAAACTTACTCTAACATTCCGCCAGTGAATTTAAATGGCACTCCTCTCCAACTCGTGACGCAATTCAAGTACCTGGGGCACTGGGTCACAGACACCTTGTCAGATGATACGGACATAGAGAGGGAGCGTAGGGCTCTGGCCGTAAGGTGTAATATGCTGGCTCGTAGGTTCGCACGCTGTACCAAAcaagtaaaaataatgttgttcAAGGCTTATTGCCAGTCAATGTACACGTGCAGTCTATGGACCAATTACACTCAGAAGGTATACAGAGCTCTCCGCGTCCAATACAATAACGCGTTCAGGGTAATGTTGGGGCTGCCGCGCTTTTGCAGCGCATCTGGCATGTTTGCTGAGGCACGCACGGATAGTTTTGAGACCATAGTGCGCAAGCGGATCTTCTCCCTGAGgcgcagggtgcggggcagcgACAACATGTACCTGAGCGCGTTAACCGAGAGGGTTGACTGCCCTATCGTAGTACACTGGATGAAGGTACTTATTATGCCTAATTCCGGTGCCTACGAGAAATAG